The Flammeovirgaceae bacterium genome contains a region encoding:
- a CDS encoding acylphosphatase — protein sequence MKHVNLLVMGKVQGVFFRASTQRVAGELGITGLVRNEPDGNVYIEAEGEEGRLEKFIDWCRQGPPRARVEQVQITESGLKNYATFRVVR from the coding sequence ATGAAGCATGTCAATTTGCTGGTGATGGGTAAGGTTCAGGGTGTTTTCTTCCGGGCATCCACGCAACGGGTTGCCGGGGAATTAGGGATAACCGGATTGGTAAGGAATGAGCCGGATGGCAATGTGTACATCGAGGCCGAAGGCGAAGAAGGGCGCCTTGAAAAATTTATTGACTGGTGCCGCCAGGGTCCACCCCGTGCCCGTGTTGAACAGGTGCAAATAACTGAATCGGGTCTTAAAAATTACGCAACGTTTAGGGTTGTCCGGTGA
- a CDS encoding MBL fold metallo-hydrolase, with translation MNVRVKFLGGAQSVTGSRYLVEAGDFRFLFDCGLFQGLKDLRLRNWEEFPINPVTINCVIISHAHIDHTGYLPKLVKEGFSGPVYCTHPTADLMEIMLIDSAKLQEEETEYARQKGYSRHDIPKPLYTEEDAQAVFPLIKSFGYNEHVKVSNHVEFIFRDAGHLLGSAITEVFIKGDNQEKKIVFSGDLGRYQTEMLHPPSTIEQADVLFVESTYGNKDNPDVDPKVDLMRIANETFQRGGVLLIPAFAVGRTQGLLYHLRQLMKEKRIPDVPVYIDSPMAISSTYLFFKHPNFLKETFNLKEFVKEVETNMLVFVRSNEHSKSLNAIKKNAIIISSSGMMTGGRVLHHLYHRLRKKEDTVLIAGFQAEGTRGRRLLDGEKAVKIFGELVPVECTIEYISSMSGHADMPELFRWLNGFKDKPKITFTVHGEGADLHAYAQTIGTRLGWNVAVPQYMESVQLFEGI, from the coding sequence GTGAATGTACGTGTTAAATTTCTGGGCGGTGCCCAAAGCGTTACCGGCTCACGTTATCTGGTTGAAGCAGGTGATTTCAGGTTTCTGTTCGACTGCGGATTGTTTCAGGGGTTAAAGGATTTACGACTTCGCAACTGGGAGGAGTTTCCGATAAACCCGGTTACAATTAATTGTGTAATTATCAGCCACGCCCATATTGATCACACCGGCTATTTGCCGAAACTGGTTAAGGAAGGATTCAGTGGCCCTGTTTATTGCACCCACCCGACAGCCGACTTAATGGAGATTATGCTCATTGATTCAGCCAAACTGCAGGAAGAAGAAACCGAATACGCCCGTCAGAAGGGATATTCCCGGCACGACATACCCAAACCCCTTTACACCGAAGAAGATGCACAGGCTGTATTTCCCTTGATTAAATCATTCGGTTACAATGAACATGTTAAAGTTAGTAACCATGTTGAATTTATTTTTCGCGATGCCGGGCATTTGCTGGGCTCAGCGATTACGGAAGTCTTTATTAAAGGCGATAACCAGGAAAAGAAAATTGTTTTTTCGGGCGACCTGGGGCGGTATCAAACCGAAATGCTTCATCCGCCTTCCACCATCGAGCAGGCCGATGTGTTGTTTGTTGAATCAACCTATGGTAACAAAGACAACCCAGACGTTGATCCGAAAGTTGACCTGATGCGCATTGCCAATGAAACATTTCAGCGGGGTGGTGTGCTGTTGATACCGGCTTTTGCGGTAGGCCGTACCCAGGGCCTGCTATATCACCTTCGTCAGTTGATGAAAGAAAAAAGAATACCAGATGTGCCGGTGTATATCGACAGCCCCATGGCGATTTCATCAACATACCTCTTTTTTAAGCACCCTAACTTCCTGAAAGAGACTTTTAACCTGAAGGAGTTTGTAAAGGAGGTAGAAACAAATATGCTCGTATTTGTTCGATCAAACGAGCATAGCAAGTCACTGAATGCCATAAAAAAGAATGCCATTATTATTTCATCCAGCGGTATGATGACGGGCGGGCGCGTACTTCACCACTTGTATCATCGCCTTCGCAAAAAAGAAGACACCGTACTGATTGCCGGTTTCCAGGCCGAAGGAACACGCGGCCGCAGGTTGCTGGATGGAGAAAAGGCCGTTAAGATTTTCGGTGAACTGGTGCCGGTTGAATGCACCATTGAATACATCAGTTCCATGAGCGGCCATGCCGATATGCCAGAACTCTTTCGATGGCTGAACGGCTTTAAAGATAAACCGAAAATTACGTTTACAGTCCATGGTGAAGGTGCGGATCTGCACGCATACGCCCAAACCATCGGCACCCGGCTGGGATGGAATGTGGCCGTTCCGCAGTATATGGAAAGTGTTCAGTTGTTTGAAGGGATTTAG
- a CDS encoding FMN-binding glutamate synthase family protein — MRKLFIVSSILVTALLLVWSYFWIDVLLLFVIVGPLIYMGIADMLQKRQAIRRNFPILGRLRYVFEDMRPKIQQYFVESDTDGAPINRIERSVIYQRAKKQIDTIPFGTQLNVYAEGYEWMTHSVCPLDHNKIDHNPRVRVGNKDCKQPYEASVMNISAMSFGSLSGNAVEALNAGAKIGGFAHNTGEGGISPHHLKYGGDLIWQIGTGYFGARDEHGNFSPEAFQKNALRPEVKMIEIKLSQGAKPGHGGILPAKKNTPEIAAIRGVKPGTTVFSPPYHSAFNSPIGLIQFVKQLRELSGGKPVGFKLCIGRKSEFLGICKAMVQLDTYPDFITVDGGEGGTGAAPPEFSNFVGMPLLDAIAFVDDALRGFGIREHIKIDCSGKILTGFHIVRAMALGADFTNCARAMMMALGCIQALECNKNTCPTGVATQDPYFAKGLVVEDKKQRVANYHKNTVGSFVELLSCAGLSRPEEINRTHVYRRVFMNMVKTYAEIYPPIPEGCLLDSADAPIEFESYLNRAKAESFGT; from the coding sequence ATGAGAAAGTTATTTATTGTTTCAAGCATACTGGTTACTGCTTTATTACTGGTGTGGAGTTACTTCTGGATTGATGTGCTCCTGTTATTTGTTATTGTCGGGCCTCTGATTTACATGGGTATTGCCGATATGCTTCAGAAGCGCCAGGCCATCAGGCGCAACTTCCCCATCCTGGGGCGACTGCGCTATGTGTTTGAAGACATGCGCCCGAAGATCCAGCAATATTTTGTTGAATCGGATACCGATGGCGCACCCATCAACCGCATTGAGCGCTCCGTTATTTACCAGCGAGCTAAAAAACAAATCGATACCATTCCTTTCGGCACCCAGTTAAACGTGTATGCCGAAGGCTATGAATGGATGACACACTCGGTGTGTCCGCTTGATCACAATAAAATTGATCACAACCCGCGCGTACGGGTTGGCAACAAAGACTGCAAGCAGCCCTACGAGGCCAGCGTAATGAATATTTCGGCCATGAGTTTTGGTTCACTGAGCGGCAATGCGGTAGAGGCACTTAATGCAGGTGCAAAAATCGGTGGATTTGCCCACAACACAGGCGAAGGCGGTATCAGCCCGCACCACCTGAAATATGGCGGTGATTTAATCTGGCAAATTGGCACCGGATATTTTGGAGCCCGCGATGAACACGGAAATTTTTCTCCTGAAGCGTTTCAAAAAAATGCGCTGCGACCCGAAGTAAAAATGATCGAAATAAAATTATCGCAGGGCGCAAAACCCGGGCATGGCGGCATACTCCCTGCTAAAAAGAATACACCCGAAATTGCCGCCATCCGTGGTGTTAAGCCCGGCACCACGGTATTTTCGCCACCTTACCACAGTGCATTTAACTCCCCCATCGGACTTATTCAGTTTGTAAAACAGCTGCGCGAACTCTCCGGTGGAAAGCCTGTTGGCTTTAAACTGTGTATCGGGCGGAAGAGTGAATTCCTCGGCATCTGTAAAGCGATGGTACAATTGGACACATACCCCGATTTCATTACCGTAGATGGCGGTGAAGGCGGCACGGGTGCCGCCCCTCCCGAATTTTCAAACTTTGTGGGCATGCCGTTGCTCGATGCAATTGCATTTGTAGATGATGCATTGCGCGGATTCGGCATCCGCGAACATATTAAGATTGATTGCTCCGGCAAAATCCTCACCGGCTTTCACATTGTACGGGCGATGGCCCTCGGTGCCGACTTTACCAACTGCGCCCGCGCCATGATGATGGCCCTGGGCTGCATTCAGGCGCTTGAGTGTAACAAAAATACCTGCCCCACAGGTGTGGCTACACAAGATCCCTACTTTGCAAAAGGCCTGGTTGTTGAGGATAAAAAGCAACGCGTAGCGAATTACCACAAAAACACCGTTGGCAGTTTTGTTGAGTTGCTATCGTGCGCAGGCCTGAGCCGGCCTGAAGAAATAAACCGTACCCATGTGTACCGCAGGGTATTTATGAATATGGTAAAGACCTATGCCGAAATCTATCCGCCCATACCGGAAGGATGCCTGCTGGACAGTGCCGATGCCCCCATTGAATTTGAATCATACCTGAACCGTGCGAAAGCCGAAAGCTTCGGCACGTAA
- a CDS encoding zinc carboxypeptidase gives MKTLPFLLLLGLVINTAQAQPSLSYYLPEGVTYNPAIPTPQSVIGHEVGEWHISHDRLVNYMYALDGASDRITLEVTGYTHEARPLLLLTVTSPKNHQNIEAIRNQHLQLTDPSRSGNLDIKSMPAVFYMGFSIHGNEASGSNAALLAAYHLAAAEGKEIEEYLTNTIILFDPSFNPDGLHRFSSWVNSRKSKVISADPADMEHNEPWPGGRTNHYWFDLNRDWLVAQQPESQARIKKFHQWKPNVLTDHHEMGTNATFFFQPGVPSRVHPLTPEKNQELTRKIGEFHAKALDNIGSFYYTQEGYDDFYYGKGSTFPDVQGAIGILFEQASSRGHAQESVNGVLHFAFTVRNQFTTALSTLKAVNALREDLLTHQREFFKNAVTEAAKDPVKAIVFGSKDKARAYHLAEIMMHQQIDVYTLPSSQTINGKNFDAESGFVVPLNQPQYKLIKGMTEKRTQFKDSIFYDISTWTLPLAFGMDYEELKVAPALGQKLTELKMPAGKLVGEVAQYAYVFEAYGYYTPRAVNRLLQNGIRVKVATDPFYHPSGKKFERGSLLVTVADQGKVADQLQYHIREIIEKDGIDVYSFNTGLDYKGVSLGSGTFQVLRKPEIALLVGDGVSANDAGELWHLMDVRMHMPVTALPVDVLNRTNLNRYNTIIFSAGNYSGITDATKERLKTWVQNGGVIIGFDNALTWLTTAGLGKFDLKKDEASDKKTEQTRAYADIEEYRGAQQSPGAIFEATVDLSNPLLYGYTGTKIPVFKDNNLFMEKSKNPYGNPVVYGSSPLLSGYISNPNYSKLKNSSMAGFTALGRGRVIGFTDNLAFRAFWFGTTKLFTNAVFYGNLLNEAAAR, from the coding sequence ATGAAAACCCTGCCCTTCCTGCTGCTGCTTGGCCTGGTAATCAATACCGCTCAGGCCCAACCGAGTTTATCGTACTACCTGCCCGAAGGCGTTACCTATAACCCGGCCATACCCACCCCTCAATCGGTTATCGGGCATGAGGTGGGCGAATGGCACATCAGCCACGACCGCCTGGTAAACTACATGTATGCACTGGACGGGGCTTCGGATAGGATTACCCTTGAAGTTACGGGCTACACCCATGAAGCACGGCCGCTGCTGCTGCTTACTGTTACCAGTCCGAAAAACCACCAGAACATTGAAGCCATTCGCAACCAGCATCTGCAACTCACCGACCCATCCCGTTCCGGAAATCTGGATATAAAATCCATGCCGGCCGTATTCTACATGGGCTTCAGCATTCACGGCAACGAAGCCAGTGGAAGCAACGCGGCATTGCTGGCTGCTTATCATCTGGCTGCAGCCGAGGGAAAAGAAATTGAAGAGTACCTGACCAACACGATCATTTTGTTCGATCCGAGTTTCAATCCCGATGGGCTTCACCGCTTTAGCAGTTGGGTTAATTCGCGCAAAAGCAAAGTCATTTCAGCCGACCCGGCCGATATGGAGCACAATGAGCCCTGGCCAGGCGGAAGAACCAACCACTACTGGTTTGATTTGAACCGCGACTGGCTCGTAGCCCAGCAGCCCGAGTCGCAGGCCCGTATTAAAAAATTCCACCAATGGAAGCCCAACGTGCTTACCGATCATCATGAAATGGGTACCAATGCCACCTTTTTCTTTCAACCCGGTGTGCCTTCGCGGGTACATCCGCTCACGCCTGAAAAGAATCAGGAACTGACTCGAAAAATCGGTGAGTTCCATGCCAAAGCGCTTGATAATATTGGTTCATTTTATTACACCCAGGAAGGCTATGACGATTTTTATTATGGCAAAGGCTCAACCTTTCCGGATGTTCAGGGTGCCATCGGCATCTTATTTGAACAGGCCAGCTCGCGCGGGCATGCCCAGGAAAGTGTAAACGGTGTTCTTCATTTTGCTTTTACCGTGCGTAACCAGTTCACTACGGCCCTCAGCACCCTGAAAGCAGTGAATGCCTTGCGCGAAGACCTGTTAACCCACCAGCGCGAGTTTTTCAAAAATGCAGTAACCGAAGCCGCCAAAGATCCGGTGAAGGCAATTGTGTTCGGATCGAAGGATAAGGCAAGGGCCTACCACCTGGCCGAGATAATGATGCACCAGCAAATTGATGTATATACACTGCCCTCATCGCAAACCATCAACGGAAAAAATTTCGATGCTGAATCCGGTTTTGTTGTGCCGCTCAATCAGCCTCAATACAAGCTCATTAAAGGCATGACAGAAAAGCGAACCCAATTCAAAGACAGTATTTTTTACGACATCTCTACCTGGACGCTGCCCCTGGCCTTCGGTATGGACTATGAAGAATTAAAAGTGGCGCCCGCGTTGGGGCAGAAGCTCACGGAACTAAAAATGCCGGCCGGCAAACTCGTTGGCGAAGTGGCACAATATGCTTATGTGTTCGAGGCCTACGGTTACTATACACCCCGTGCGGTAAATCGCCTGCTGCAAAACGGCATCCGGGTAAAAGTAGCCACCGACCCGTTCTACCATCCATCCGGCAAAAAGTTTGAGCGCGGCTCTTTGTTGGTTACAGTTGCCGACCAGGGCAAGGTAGCCGATCAACTGCAATACCACATCAGGGAAATAATTGAAAAAGATGGGATTGACGTGTACTCGTTTAACACCGGTCTGGATTATAAAGGGGTGAGTCTCGGAAGCGGTACCTTCCAGGTTTTACGCAAGCCGGAAATTGCCCTGCTGGTTGGCGATGGCGTTAGTGCCAATGATGCCGGAGAACTCTGGCACCTGATGGATGTACGCATGCACATGCCGGTAACCGCGCTGCCTGTTGACGTACTGAACCGCACCAACTTAAATCGCTACAACACCATCATTTTTTCGGCCGGCAACTACTCCGGCATAACCGATGCCACCAAAGAACGGCTGAAAACCTGGGTGCAGAATGGCGGAGTAATCATTGGTTTTGACAATGCCCTTACCTGGCTTACCACAGCCGGGCTTGGAAAGTTCGACTTGAAAAAAGATGAAGCTTCCGATAAAAAAACAGAGCAAACCCGGGCCTATGCCGATATTGAAGAGTACCGGGGCGCCCAACAGAGCCCGGGGGCAATTTTTGAAGCTACAGTTGATTTATCCAATCCGTTGCTGTACGGGTACACCGGCACCAAGATCCCGGTGTTTAAAGACAACAACCTGTTTATGGAGAAATCAAAAAATCCGTACGGTAATCCGGTGGTTTACGGATCCTCTCCATTACTGAGCGGCTACATCTCCAACCCGAATTACAGCAAGCTCAAAAACAGTTCAATGGCCGGCTTTACGGCCCTGGGCCGTGGCCGCGTAATTGGCTTTACTGATAATCTGGCGTTCAGGGCGTTTTGGTTCGGAACCACTAAACTATTTACCAATGCCGTATTTTATGGAAACCTGCTGAACGAGGCAGCTGCCCGATAG
- a CDS encoding TonB-dependent receptor, which yields MGQGVTTASMTGVVKDTKGEAIPGANVVAIHTPSGTQYGAATRADGYYNFPAMRVGGPYTVTVTFVGYKEQKEENVYLQLGQTLVLSFVLLDEATELSEVVVTATKDPVLNSDKIGASSNFNTNDIQRLPSIGRDFRDITRLTPQAGGSSFSFGGRSNLYNNLTIDGATVNNVFGLNPLPAGQSNTTPFSLDAIQEMTVSLSPYDVRQGNFTGAGISAVTRSGTNDYSGSVYYFFRNEGMAGKKVDGQEIPVPDFKNQNYGVRVGGPIIKDKAFFFANIEWEKRTEPFYTNPVRANSSESTVGKTQATDDNDPETGLAGLRDFLINNYGYDPGVYKNFNRETNSLRYVVRLDYNLSQNHKLTVRGNATNAFQDQPPSTSGGFVGGPPGGRGNNNNVLSFSSSYYRINNNQYSITAELNSVLGEGKYSNNLVVGYSAFRDFRENAGGKPVPDFPLVDIIGPNGQNMTSFGPDPFTKNNLLNQDVIQINDNFSIYKKNHVITLGTANELYKFKNRFTAIVNGVYRYNSLADFYADANPATTATARPSQYTIQYIAVPGGADASAVEWSALQLGFFVQDEYTGINKVKITGGLRVDIPTYLTDLPVNNYVNRLDFNGEQLRVGGWPEVRPLWSPRVGINWDVKGDRSTQVRGGTGVLTGRVPFVWLSNAVSNNGLYFGQFNSTAVPFDVTGDGFPYNFSTTPYVASPEQFADLNAGMPALITNPLDRNFGRPSVVAGINTLAKNFRFPQVWRSNLAVDQKLPFGIVGTLEFILTKDINAVFIRDANIAPAVAKLNGDGRPLFGAVPANTTFDRAIIANDRRVQGDVSQALVLDNTNKGHQWSVTTQFRKRFSRDFELSVAYTYTDAREVNPQSASTAGSIFSSQAHVNGPNNPELSYAGTLTPHRVIAYGSYRKEYAQHFASTIGFSLEARSGNNFSYTYQGDPNSDGIAGNDLIYIPRNQSEIVLSTGSANDTRSLDEIWTQLDNYIKQDKYLNSRRGQFAERNGTLSPWVNYLSLNFLQDFYIDAGGRRHTLQLSANIENFLNLLNSEWGLIKNPARTQLIRFLGYESPHTAGTVTAPVDGNGNPWTATTGKPVYTFDTNADGTALSESYIPLQTVGGRWQLQFGIRYIF from the coding sequence ATGGGGCAAGGGGTAACTACGGCATCGATGACCGGTGTTGTTAAAGACACAAAGGGCGAAGCTATTCCGGGTGCCAACGTGGTAGCCATTCACACGCCTTCGGGTACGCAATATGGTGCAGCTACACGTGCCGATGGCTATTACAACTTTCCGGCTATGCGTGTTGGAGGCCCCTATACTGTTACAGTAACCTTTGTAGGTTACAAAGAGCAGAAAGAGGAAAACGTGTACCTGCAGCTTGGCCAAACACTTGTACTCAGTTTTGTGCTGTTGGATGAAGCTACCGAGCTATCGGAAGTTGTGGTTACGGCTACCAAAGACCCGGTGTTAAACTCCGATAAAATTGGTGCCTCCTCAAACTTCAACACCAATGACATTCAACGACTTCCATCCATTGGTCGTGATTTTCGTGATATTACCCGGTTAACACCTCAGGCGGGCGGTAGTTCCTTCTCCTTTGGTGGAAGAAGTAACCTTTACAATAACCTGACAATTGATGGTGCAACCGTAAATAACGTTTTTGGTCTTAATCCACTACCTGCCGGCCAGTCGAACACAACCCCGTTTAGTTTAGATGCCATCCAGGAGATGACGGTTTCACTTTCTCCTTACGATGTTCGCCAGGGTAATTTTACCGGTGCCGGAATAAGTGCGGTTACCCGTAGTGGAACAAATGATTATAGTGGCTCGGTATATTATTTTTTCCGCAATGAAGGAATGGCCGGAAAGAAAGTGGACGGCCAGGAAATACCTGTTCCGGACTTTAAAAATCAAAACTATGGAGTGCGGGTTGGGGGTCCTATCATTAAAGATAAGGCCTTTTTCTTTGCTAATATCGAGTGGGAAAAACGTACCGAACCATTTTATACCAACCCCGTACGGGCCAACAGCAGTGAATCAACGGTTGGGAAGACACAGGCAACCGATGACAATGATCCGGAAACGGGGTTAGCCGGTTTGCGTGATTTTCTAATCAACAACTACGGCTACGATCCAGGCGTGTACAAAAATTTTAACCGTGAAACAAATAGTTTACGTTATGTTGTACGGCTGGATTACAACCTAAGTCAGAATCATAAATTAACTGTTCGCGGCAATGCTACTAACGCATTTCAAGATCAACCACCAAGCACATCGGGGGGCTTTGTTGGAGGTCCTCCTGGTGGTCGTGGTAACAACAATAACGTGTTGTCGTTCTCATCTTCTTACTACCGCATCAACAATAATCAATACTCTATTACGGCCGAATTGAACTCGGTGCTCGGTGAAGGCAAGTATTCTAACAATCTTGTGGTTGGTTATAGTGCATTCCGCGATTTCCGCGAAAATGCTGGGGGTAAACCAGTGCCCGATTTCCCGCTGGTGGATATTATCGGACCGAACGGACAGAACATGACTTCCTTTGGGCCCGACCCGTTTACCAAAAATAACCTGCTCAACCAGGATGTTATCCAGATAAACGACAACTTCTCGATTTATAAGAAGAACCATGTTATTACACTGGGTACGGCCAATGAACTTTATAAATTCAAAAACCGGTTTACGGCTATTGTAAATGGTGTTTACCGCTATAACAGCCTTGCTGATTTTTATGCCGATGCTAACCCGGCAACAACAGCCACGGCCCGGCCTTCGCAATACACCATACAATACATTGCCGTACCTGGCGGTGCCGATGCTTCGGCAGTTGAGTGGTCAGCGCTTCAACTTGGCTTCTTTGTTCAGGATGAATACACCGGGATTAACAAAGTGAAAATAACAGGAGGATTGCGGGTTGATATACCCACCTACCTTACAGACCTGCCCGTTAACAATTATGTAAACAGGCTAGATTTTAATGGTGAGCAATTGCGTGTAGGTGGTTGGCCCGAAGTACGGCCGCTCTGGTCGCCACGCGTGGGTATCAATTGGGATGTTAAAGGCGACCGCTCTACCCAGGTGCGTGGCGGTACCGGTGTGCTTACAGGCCGTGTTCCGTTTGTGTGGCTTTCAAACGCTGTTAGCAATAACGGATTATATTTTGGCCAGTTTAACTCAACAGCCGTTCCGTTTGATGTAACCGGTGATGGATTTCCCTATAATTTCTCTACAACTCCCTATGTTGCTTCACCCGAGCAGTTTGCTGATCTGAATGCCGGTATGCCGGCCTTGATTACCAATCCGCTTGACAGGAATTTTGGCCGACCTTCGGTTGTTGCCGGCATCAATACGCTTGCGAAAAATTTCCGGTTCCCGCAGGTGTGGCGAAGCAACTTGGCAGTTGATCAGAAACTGCCTTTCGGTATTGTTGGAACGCTTGAGTTCATTTTAACCAAAGACATCAATGCCGTATTCATCCGCGATGCCAACATTGCACCGGCCGTGGCTAAGCTGAATGGTGACGGCCGTCCGCTTTTCGGTGCGGTGCCGGCTAACACCACTTTCGACAGAGCCATTATTGCCAACGACAGGCGCGTGCAGGGTGATGTGAGCCAGGCCTTGGTGCTTGATAATACCAATAAAGGACATCAATGGAGCGTAACCACTCAGTTCAGGAAGCGATTCTCCAGAGATTTTGAACTTTCAGTTGCCTATACCTACACCGATGCTCGTGAGGTTAACCCGCAAAGTGCATCTACTGCCGGAAGCATTTTCAGTTCGCAGGCGCATGTTAATGGTCCTAACAACCCTGAGCTTTCGTATGCCGGAACACTCACCCCTCACCGTGTAATTGCTTACGGGTCGTATCGTAAAGAATACGCGCAACACTTTGCTTCAACAATAGGATTCAGCCTGGAGGCTCGCTCCGGAAATAATTTCTCGTACACCTATCAGGGCGATCCGAACAGCGATGGTATTGCCGGTAATGATTTAATTTATATACCGCGCAACCAATCGGAAATTGTGTTAAGCACCGGCAGCGCCAACGATACCCGTTCGCTGGACGAAATATGGACCCAACTGGATAATTACATTAAACAGGATAAATACCTGAATAGCCGCAGAGGTCAGTTTGCTGAACGTAATGGAACGCTGTCGCCATGGGTGAATTATCTGAGCCTTAATTTCTTGCAAGACTTTTACATTGATGCCGGTGGCAGAAGACACACCTTGCAGCTTTCAGCAAACATTGAGAACTTCCTGAACCTGCTTAACTCAGAATGGGGTCTGATTAAGAATCCGGCCCGCACCCAGTTAATCCGCTTCCTCGGTTACGAGTCTCCTCACACAGCCGGAACAGTAACTGCACCGGTTGATGGTAACGGTAACCCGTGGACAGCTACAACCGGAAAACCTGTGTACACTTTTGACACAAATGCAGATGGTACAGCCCTTAGTGAATCGTACATCCCGTTGCAAACCGTAGGCGGCAGGTGGCAGTTACAGTTCGGTATCCGTTACATCTTTTAA